The sequence below is a genomic window from Acetivibrio clariflavus DSM 19732.
AAAATATATCCGAATTTTGTATAGACATTGGGCTCATTGAAAGTTACCCAATCGCTTACAATGTCTCCAAGCTTTTCAACAACATATTGTGTATATTCTAAAAAACACCTGGAATTTTCTTCTTTTGTCCATCCTCCCAACTCATCAAACCAAAGGGGTTCTGAAAAATGATGGAGGGTAACAAATGGAACTATCCCGTTTTTTATAAGCAACTCAATCTCGTATCTGTAATGTTCAATAGCTTCATTGGAGAACACTCCAGGTTTCGGTTCAATTCTGCTCCATTCAAGACTCATTCTGTGAGTATTTACATTCAATTCTTTCAAAAGCTCCGTATCCTCTTCAACCCTATTCCAGTGATCACATGCAGTAATACAATGTGATCCGTCTTTGATACGCCCTTCTTCGCACCATTTATACCAAGTATTGTTTTTATCTCCGCCTTCAATCTGTACACTGGCAGTTGCAGTCCCCATTAAGAAGTTTTCAGGAAGAACAAACCTTTTCAATACCATCATCTCCTTGACTTGATGCTTATTTTATAGATATTCAATTCAAGGAGTTTGTGTACCAGAAAGCTTGCTGCCAATCTCGTCACAGGCATGTCAATTCATCAAATCACAGAAAGGACAATTAAAATCATTGGCATTTGTTATTATAAAATATAGATTAATATTAAAGATTTTATCAAACATTATTTTACAAAATATTGGGTAAATTTAAAAACTATGCTATAATATAGAATATCTTTTTTATAAATAGGTGAATAAAAACATACACTTTGGTTTACCAAGTTTTTGACAAAAAATATTAACTGCTAGGAGAAAAAGACAATGAATGTGAAAAATGGACTTTTTACATCTTTAAAAAATAAACTTAAATCTATAAGGAAAACATATTTTAAAAATCCATTAAATGTTTTTGAGTTTTTATTTTTCGAGATTTTATATATTTCAATATCCTTATTGATTATGCGCCCAACCCAAAGCGAAAGCTTTAAACAGATAGTGGGGCAATTTCATATATTTGTTGCAATTTATCTTGCCTACCGTTTTCGTTTTTTTGCTCTATCCATCGGATTATTTATTAATTTTATTGAAATATCCTTTCTGATATTTGCATATACAATATCCCCCATGTTCAGCATATTTGCAGGATTAACATCTAAAATGCTCACTGTTGTCTGCACAATAACAGTTTCAATATTTGCAAATTTTCAGGAAATCCAAAAACAAAAATTACACGAACAGAAATGTAAGCTGGAACTGCTTTCTGTAACCGATGACCTTACAGGTTCTTACAACCATAGGTTTTTTAATGAAATCTTAGACAAAGAAATCGAAAAGTCCAAAACGGATAACAGGCCTGTTGCTTTAGTAATGATAGACATAGATAATTTTAAGATGTGCAATGATGTAAACGGCCATGATTACGGTGATTGCATATTGAAGGGAACAGCTTCAATACTAAAAGAGGCTGCCGGAAGCAACAATTTCGTTTGCAGGTATGGCGGTGACGAATTTGCGGTTATTCTCCCAGGTTTCAATTTGCAATCTGCAAGCCAAATAGCTCACAAAATGCGCAATCTATTTGAAAAGAATAAATGTAATTATTTTAAAAATCATTCTTTCAGCAATATAACCCTGTCCATGGGCCTTTCGGTATATCCTGAATTGGCTGCTACCAAAGACGATCTCATTAACCAAGCCGATATGGCCCTTTATCACTCGAAAAATCTTGGTAAAGATAAAATTCATTTTTATCAAGATGTTCTGGAAAAACTAAAAAAACACATAAGCTCAGACCATCAGCATATGATCGGCGTATTTAAAGCTTTGCTAAGCACTATATCGGCCAAGGACGAATATACCAGAGGTCATTGCGAACGGGTTGCCCATTATTCGGTCATGATCGGTAAAGCTCTCAATTTGAGCATAAAAGATATTAGTATGCTTCAATATGCAGGATTGCTTCATGATATCGGAAAAGTTGAAGTACCGAAACTTATCTTAAGTAAAACAGGAAAGCTAAACGATTCAGAACTTGACATTATAAGGCAGCATCCGGTTTACAGTGCAAATATTCTTGAACCGCTCAGCATGAACCAGCTTATTGATTACGTTTTACATCATCACGAAAGATATGACGGTTTTGGATATCCCCACCGCCTTGCAGGTGAATCCATAAGCTTAGGCGCAAGAATTCTATGTGTAGCCGACTCCTTTGACGCAATGCTGTCGGAGCGGCCTTACAGTGCGAGTATGACCATTGATGAAGCCTTTATGGAACTCGAAAAAAATTCCGGAACTCAATTCGACCCGGAGATCGTAAAAATTTTTATCAAAGTCATGAAAGAAAGTGATGAATATAAGAAAGTTGTATAATGAATGCACTAAAAGCAAAAGTTAAATTTCAGAAATCACTTTATAATTTTAAACATAATAAATTTTAGACATAGAAAAACTTCCGCCTTAATTTTGCTCCGGCAAAAAAAGCGGAAGTTTTTTGTTATACCTAAATATGTTTAGAATTGTTATTCAAAGCCTATTTTTTCAAAGCTACTAAGTTTATGTTGCTTAAAATCAACCAAAGGGATTCTCTGTCTTATACAGCATGCCTTTCGGCTGGTTAAATCCAATATAATTTACACCCAAATATTTAAACACCTCAAACAGAGCCTTACCGAAGTGTCCGAAAGCAACTGCACCATGATGAGGGAAACCGCCTTCAATCAATACATGACGATAGAATCTGGCCATTTCCGGTATAGCAAATACACCTATACCACCAAAAGACTTGGTTGCCACTGGAAGCACTTCACCTTCTGCAATATATGCACGAAGCTCTGTGTCTGCTGTAGACTGCAATCTGAAGAATGTAATATCACCAGGGATAATATCTCCTTCAAGAGTACCATTGGTAACTTCTTCCGGAAGACTTCTTGCCATAATCTTCTGATTCTTCATAGTATATGATGTCAGTTTCCTGGAACATGTATTTCCGCAATGGAAGCCCATGAAAGTTTCCCTATGGGTATAATTGAATTTACCTTCTATTGCTTCCTTATACATATCTTCAGGTACAGTATTGTTAATATCAAGTAATGTAACAGCATCGTTGGATACAGCGATACCGATAAACTCACTTAATGCACCGTAAATATCAACTTCACAGGATACGGGAATACCGCGGCCTGTCAAGCGGCTGTTCACATAACAAGGAACAAATCCGAACTGGGTCTGGAACGCAGGCCAGCATTTGCCGGCAATGGCTACATATTTTCTATATCCCTTGTGAGCTTCTATCCAGTCTAAGAGAGTTAATTCATACTGTGCTAACTTTTCAAGAACTTCAGGCTTTTTATTGCCTTCTCCGAGTTCTGCAGCCATATCCTTTACAACTTCAGGAATTCTTGGGTCATTTGCATGCTTGTTAAAAGCTTCAAAAAGGTCAAGCTCAGAGTTCTCTTCAATCTCTATACCAAGATCATACAAAGGCTTTATAGGTGCGTTACAAGCTAAAAAGTTTAATGGTCTTGGACCAAAACTGATGATCTTCAAATCCGATAAAGCAATCAATGCTCTTGCAATAGGTACAAACTCATTTATCATATCGGCACATTCCTCAGCAGTACCCACAGGGTATTCCGGGATATATGCCTTTACATGACGAAGTTTTAAATTATAACTTGCATTCAGCATACCGCAGTAAGCATCACCGCGTCCGTCAGACAAATCGTTCTGGCTTTCTTCAGCAGCTGCAATAAACATTTTAGGCCCTTCAAAGTGTTTTGCCAGTAATGTTTCAGAAATTTCCGGACCAAAGTTACCAAGATAAACACACAAAGCATTACAGCCAGCTTTCTTTATATCTTCAAGGGCTTGAACCATATGTATTTCACTTTCCACAATACATATAGGACATTCGTAGATATCCCCTTCACCATACTTCTTTCTGTAAGCTTCTACAACAGCTTTCCTTCTGTTTACCGACAACGCTTCGGGGAAGCAGTCACGGCTAACTGCGACAAGACCGATTTTTACCTTAGGCATGTTTTCCATTTCAATTTTCCTCCTTCATTTGACCTTTTTTTATTATCGTCTAACTTGACAGATAAGGTTATAAGGAAATTTCCTGTCATAGTTGAGCTTATTTGTATTTAGCTCAAAACTTAACTTGTGACAGGTAATATTGCCTTAATATATTATTCGTTGTACTCCATCCGTCTTTACCTTACAAACGCTATAAGCTCGGTAAAAGGTAATAGTAAGTGGACTACGACTATTATACATTATACATTATACCATCACATATATGTTGCTACAATAATTGTCAAACAAATAACTTGCCTATAACTTACTATCTCTCACCTTACATATGCTAACCTATTTAGCTGTCTATGCGCATTTATCCCCTTTAAGACAAAATTTGCAGAAAAGACCGAAAAATAATTTTCAGTCTTTTCTATATAATAATATAATCCAACAAAGCTAAATCTACTTCATATTACTGCTGAAATACTTTATCCAAAACGTTTTGCAGTATCACTGCAATTTCAGCCCTTGTGGCATATTGCTTAGGATTGAATTTTCCATCATATCCCTGCACAATTCCCAATTTTGTCAGAAATGCTACTGCATCTTTGGCATAGTCACTGATTTGATTTCTGTCACTGTACCTTGCAAGATAATCAATGCCATCCTTATCATAGGTTATGCCTTTAGCTTCCAATGCTTTAAGCATAATAACCATTATATCCTGCCTTGTTATGTTTCCTTCAGGGTTAAAAAATTCACCTGTTCCTTTTACAATTTCAAGTTTCTTTGCAATTCCCACCGAATTGTAATAATAAGCATCTTGTTTTACATCACTGAAATTGTCTGTAAAATCAGCTTCAAATCCCAAAGCTTTTACCGTCATAATGGTAAAATCCGCTCTTTTGGTATTGGCACCAGGATTGAAGATGCCGTCTCCGACTCCCTTTACCACACCTTTCTCATACAGTAAATCAATAGCATCTATAGCCCAAGAGTGTTTCAGCCCCACATCCTTAAAGTATTGGGAATGCTTCGTGGAAATTGTAAGGCCGTTGCTCTCATTGTGCAACCGATCCAGAGCAGTAACGATATAATACACTTTTTCAGTATCATACAATCCTGTATCTGTAAACTCCTGTACACCATCTGCATATTTTCTTACAGTGGCAATTAGATTTTTTGCACTTGCATCGGAAGTAATATCGGCATTTTCATCTATATTAAAGCGGTAAACTGCATAATATGCAGTGTCAGGGTCATTATCTGTCCAGGTCAGCCTTATTTTGCCATTTACAGCCTCCAATTTTCCGTTTGACGGAGTATCCGGGGCTGAGCCGCCTTTCCAGCTCATTACCGGAACAAGGGCTTTAGTACTTCTCAAATTCTTCATGGCATTTACAACCGGCTGCTTTTTTGCATCGTTTAAGTTTGCAAACCTAAACATTATATCTCCCATTATCTCCGGCTTGGTAGTATTAAACTTAAGCTGCCTTGTAATTTCGGGAACACCGTTATTTGCGGTAAAATAAGTGTCGGTACTGTCATTTACTTTGTACAGTGCTATACCTATATACAGATGAACATTTTTACCCCGACATACATCGGACCACCATGTTGCCAGTTCGCCATAGGCTGCTCTCGAATATCCAAAGGAAAAGTAAATCTGGGGCGCAATATAGTCAATAATTTCATCCATAACCCATTTTCTTGTGTCAGCAAAGCAGTTGTTGTAATTGGTGGAACTTGCCTGGGTATTTGAGCCATTTGCAAGACCATCCTTCTTGTTTCCCCATACTCCTGCAGGGCTTACACCAAACTTTACCCATGGTTTGGTCTTCTTTATTTCCTGTGAAAGTTCACTTATCAACAGGTAAGTGTTATTTCTTCTAAAGTCCCCGATATTTGTAAATTGTCCGTTGTTATATTTTCTGTAGGTATCTTCGTCCTTAAGTTCTCCTACCGTTTTTTCATAGTAAAAATAATCGTCAAAGTGAACACCATCCACATCATAATTGTTAACTACTTCCATGACACGGCTTATTACCCACTTTCTTGCCTCCGGAATTCCCGGATCTACTACAAACCTGTCCATGGCGCTCTTTATCCACTCAGGATGCTCTTTATAAACACTTTTATTTATATTTAGCGATGCTTTGGTGGAATCTTTCATATCCATCGACACCCTGTAAGGATTAAACCAGGCATGAAGTTCCAAATTTCTCTTATGGGCTTCTTCAATGGCAAAAGCAAGCGGGTCAAATCCTGGATCTTTACCAAAAGTCCCCGTCAAATACCTGGACCAGGGAACTATATTCGACTTGTAAAATGCATCAGCCTCCGGACTAACCTGAAAAAATACAGCATTCATATTCATCTCGACTACTTTGTCCAGAATAGCAATAAGTTCTTCTTTACTTTTTTGTATTCTTTCTTCATCGTTTGCTATCTTCTTCACATCTGCAGAAGGCCAGTCAAGATTCAATACCGTGCTGATCCAAGTTCCCCTAAGCTGCCGCTTTACCACCGGGGTTTCATTGGGAATAAAGTTGGAATAGGCATCCCAGGCATTAGCGGCAAAAATATTGACCGGCAATACATTAATAGATAACATCGCAGCAATAAAAGCTGCAATAAACATTGTTCCTCTCTTTTTATTAAACATTTTAACCCCCCGAATTTTCCCTTAATTAATTTTAAGAAAATTATAGCTTAAAGATTTGATAAGTTATTTTGCCAATACAGTAAGTATATTATTTTTTTGCTCTGCAAAATAGTATTTTTATTTTATCATTTTTACACTACAACATAAAGAAACATATTTTGCAAATCACTGTTTAAGTGAACAGAAACTCAGAAAAAAAGCTCCTATATTCTATATAAGAGCTTTCATTATTTTTATGCTTTTTAAGCAATTTCTAACATATATCAATAATTTATTAATCAACTCCATATAATTCACTCATAAATATGTTATTGTCTGCAGTGATATTTTTGAAATATATATCTTCTTTATATTTTTGCAAGTATCCGGCCATATTGTCCCTTATAATGGTATCCTTAACTATCAGCTTCGGTTCAACATTACTTAAATTAAAAATATGTTCGTCTAAAAATATTTCATTGTCACTTATCTCACAGGAATTAAACAGTACATTTTTGCTGTCTGAAATATTTATCAAATCATACACTCCTGTGTTTCTGAACTTTGAATTATTGAAAACAACATCCTTTGATTCTTTTACAGTCATTAAGTGGTATGTACACTCCTCAATTATCGAATTGTCAAAAGTAAAGTTCTCAACATTTGAAAGCGAAATCCCCTCTGTGCCGCAGCCATACAAGATTGAATTATTTATATACACATTACTGCAGCGTTCAAAGGAAAATACTCCTCCTCTGCATTCACCTTTTTCAGGGCCGTGTCCGGCATTTACACCTTCAATAACTATATTTCTGGAATCTTCAAAATTCAATACATAAGAATAAGTCGGGCTAGCCATTAAATTGGCAAGTTTACTGGATTCCGATCTTATTATAAGATTCTCAACATTGCTTATTACCAATTCCGGTCCACCATTAACCATTCTATAATAAACCTTTTCATTGTCTATATCTTCATTTAAAGCTGATGTAATATCATATACCGCTAATGTAATATCATACACTGCTTCAGATTTTAATATTATTTCACGGTTTGATCCTATGGCATTTATAAATTCCCATGCGTCATTTGCAACAACCACTTTCATATTGCTGCGGTCAATAAATTTCTTACCTTGATTGTAGTCATACTTTGTCAATAGTTCATCAGTAAGTTTATCCAGTTCTTTTACTGTAGCATCATCAAATTTATTTTCAAAAGCTTTGGCCTTGGCAACTATTTCGGTCACTACCAAAGGATCTTTGTTAAAGGCAGTTACTGTTGGTTTTTTTCTTGAAATTGTGGTACCGTCACCAATTTGCCCATTAGTATTTCTACCGAATGCCCAAAGGGAACCGTCATCTTTAAAGGCCAGTAAATGTCCTCCTCCTGCTGCTATTTCCCTGACTCCATTTAATTCTTCTATAATTGTGGGAACTAAATGGTCGTCTATGTCCAATTCACTATCCAAATAGCCCCATACAAACATGCTTCCGTCATCTTTTAACAGAGCCGAGTATCCGCCTTGAGCTGCAATAGCAATTATTCCCTTTAGTTCTTCAATTTTTACCGGCAGCGATGTATCGGTATTTTTCTTTACCTGGCCTCTGTATACAGGCATCTCCTCAAAATTACCCCATATCCACACAGTTCCGTCATTCTTTAAGGCAAGTAAATGGCTTTGTCCTGCTGCTATATCAATTATATTATTTAAATCTTTTAATTTTTTCGGATAACTGTTTTCATTATTTCCCCAAGTCCAAACATTACCTTCTTTG
It includes:
- a CDS encoding bifunctional diguanylate cyclase/phosphohydrolase, translated to MNVKNGLFTSLKNKLKSIRKTYFKNPLNVFEFLFFEILYISISLLIMRPTQSESFKQIVGQFHIFVAIYLAYRFRFFALSIGLFINFIEISFLIFAYTISPMFSIFAGLTSKMLTVVCTITVSIFANFQEIQKQKLHEQKCKLELLSVTDDLTGSYNHRFFNEILDKEIEKSKTDNRPVALVMIDIDNFKMCNDVNGHDYGDCILKGTASILKEAAGSNNFVCRYGGDEFAVILPGFNLQSASQIAHKMRNLFEKNKCNYFKNHSFSNITLSMGLSVYPELAATKDDLINQADMALYHSKNLGKDKIHFYQDVLEKLKKHISSDHQHMIGVFKALLSTISAKDEYTRGHCERVAHYSVMIGKALNLSIKDISMLQYAGLLHDIGKVEVPKLILSKTGKLNDSELDIIRQHPVYSANILEPLSMNQLIDYVLHHHERYDGFGYPHRLAGESISLGARILCVADSFDAMLSERPYSASMTIDEAFMELEKNSGTQFDPEIVKIFIKVMKESDEYKKVV
- a CDS encoding L-fucose/L-arabinose isomerase family protein, whose amino-acid sequence is MENMPKVKIGLVAVSRDCFPEALSVNRRKAVVEAYRKKYGEGDIYECPICIVESEIHMVQALEDIKKAGCNALCVYLGNFGPEISETLLAKHFEGPKMFIAAAEESQNDLSDGRGDAYCGMLNASYNLKLRHVKAYIPEYPVGTAEECADMINEFVPIARALIALSDLKIISFGPRPLNFLACNAPIKPLYDLGIEIEENSELDLFEAFNKHANDPRIPEVVKDMAAELGEGNKKPEVLEKLAQYELTLLDWIEAHKGYRKYVAIAGKCWPAFQTQFGFVPCYVNSRLTGRGIPVSCEVDIYGALSEFIGIAVSNDAVTLLDINNTVPEDMYKEAIEGKFNYTHRETFMGFHCGNTCSRKLTSYTMKNQKIMARSLPEEVTNGTLEGDIIPGDITFFRLQSTADTELRAYIAEGEVLPVATKSFGGIGVFAIPEMARFYRHVLIEGGFPHHGAVAFGHFGKALFEVFKYLGVNYIGFNQPKGMLYKTENPFG
- a CDS encoding family 10 glycosylhydrolase, producing the protein MFNKKRGTMFIAAFIAAMLSINVLPVNIFAANAWDAYSNFIPNETPVVKRQLRGTWISTVLNLDWPSADVKKIANDEERIQKSKEELIAILDKVVEMNMNAVFFQVSPEADAFYKSNIVPWSRYLTGTFGKDPGFDPLAFAIEEAHKRNLELHAWFNPYRVSMDMKDSTKASLNINKSVYKEHPEWIKSAMDRFVVDPGIPEARKWVISRVMEVVNNYDVDGVHFDDYFYYEKTVGELKDEDTYRKYNNGQFTNIGDFRRNNTYLLISELSQEIKKTKPWVKFGVSPAGVWGNKKDGLANGSNTQASSTNYNNCFADTRKWVMDEIIDYIAPQIYFSFGYSRAAYGELATWWSDVCRGKNVHLYIGIALYKVNDSTDTYFTANNGVPEITRQLKFNTTKPEIMGDIMFRFANLNDAKKQPVVNAMKNLRSTKALVPVMSWKGGSAPDTPSNGKLEAVNGKIRLTWTDNDPDTAYYAVYRFNIDENADITSDASAKNLIATVRKYADGVQEFTDTGLYDTEKVYYIVTALDRLHNESNGLTISTKHSQYFKDVGLKHSWAIDAIDLLYEKGVVKGVGDGIFNPGANTKRADFTIMTVKALGFEADFTDNFSDVKQDAYYYNSVGIAKKLEIVKGTGEFFNPEGNITRQDIMVIMLKALEAKGITYDKDGIDYLARYSDRNQISDYAKDAVAFLTKLGIVQGYDGKFNPKQYATRAEIAVILQNVLDKVFQQ
- a CDS encoding stalk domain-containing protein, with amino-acid sequence MKFLSGLVILAAIINLFAFNSSVNAITEEEQSKLSETVILYIGSSDAYVNTVKTKIDPDNRKIVPIIKEGRTLVPVRFVSESLKADVDWDSAKSIVTIRLGENTAILRPGKKIMALNDNPVELDVPPEIIEGRTYLPLRRLVEDVLNKNIFYDRNVIIISDKDTVFDKDADKKLIDDLVYMFGQDYATVHVSGGYSHSVAIKRDGTVWEWGETLSGNKLIPERVEGLERIIDISAGNKYTLALKIDGTVWAWGKNEDGNIGDGTQIDRETPVKVKNLTKIKRIAASFGGHCLAVNTDGKVWAWGNNDYGQLGTGTKKAELTPVMIDKLTQIEDVAVGYNFSAALDKEGNVWTWGNNENSYPKKLKDLNNIIDIAAGQSHLLALKNDGTVWIWGNFEEMPVYRGQVKKNTDTSLPVKIEELKGIIAIAAQGGYSALLKDDGSMFVWGYLDSELDIDDHLVPTIIEELNGVREIAAGGGHLLAFKDDGSLWAFGRNTNGQIGDGTTISRKKPTVTAFNKDPLVVTEIVAKAKAFENKFDDATVKELDKLTDELLTKYDYNQGKKFIDRSNMKVVVANDAWEFINAIGSNREIILKSEAVYDITLAVYDITSALNEDIDNEKVYYRMVNGGPELVISNVENLIIRSESSKLANLMASPTYSYVLNFEDSRNIVIEGVNAGHGPEKGECRGGVFSFERCSNVYINNSILYGCGTEGISLSNVENFTFDNSIIEECTYHLMTVKESKDVVFNNSKFRNTGVYDLINISDSKNVLFNSCEISDNEIFLDEHIFNLSNVEPKLIVKDTIIRDNMAGYLQKYKEDIYFKNITADNNIFMSELYGVD